In Polaribacter sp. L3A8, a genomic segment contains:
- a CDS encoding acyl-CoA thioesterase, producing the protein MKNSSTKTRIRYSETDQMGVVYHGNYAQFFELGRTEWLRSLGVTYKDMEISGIMLPVISINFKFIKSAFYDDVLTIKTFLKKKPMVKIEFEYEIVNQNDELICTGSSVLAFMNSKTKKPTRCPDYLLKGLGF; encoded by the coding sequence TTGAAAAATTCATCAACTAAAACAAGAATTCGTTATTCAGAAACCGACCAAATGGGCGTTGTCTATCATGGAAATTATGCTCAATTTTTTGAACTTGGACGTACCGAATGGTTACGTTCTCTGGGGGTTACTTACAAAGATATGGAAATAAGTGGTATAATGCTTCCTGTAATTTCTATAAACTTTAAATTTATTAAATCTGCATTCTATGACGATGTTTTAACCATAAAAACTTTTCTAAAAAAAAAGCCAATGGTTAAAATTGAATTTGAATATGAAATTGTAAATCAAAATGATGAATTAATTTGTACAGGAAGTTCTGTATTGGCTTTTATGAACTCTAAAACAAAAAAGCCAACTCGTTGTCCGGATTATTTATTAAAAGGTTTGGGGTTTTAA
- a CDS encoding BLUF domain-containing protein, whose translation MKLRRIAYTSKATVEFTKRDLLDLLHDSRAYNTLDNISGVLIHKEGYFLQILEGEPKDLNDLLARLRKDTRHTEFKIIDDCLVDKRMFLNWAMGCADFDDPSLSMIPGVRSGLTNPEVMESLINRLPEVATYLHDNLTYQQIKGITVDKKN comes from the coding sequence ATGAAATTACGTCGTATTGCATACACTAGTAAAGCTACTGTAGAATTTACTAAGCGTGATTTATTAGATTTACTTCACGATTCTAGAGCCTATAATACATTAGATAATATTAGCGGAGTGCTAATTCATAAAGAGGGGTATTTTCTTCAGATTTTAGAAGGAGAACCAAAAGACCTTAATGATCTTTTAGCTCGTCTTCGTAAAGATACTAGACATACCGAATTTAAAATTATTGATGATTGTTTGGTAGATAAACGAATGTTTTTAAACTGGGCTATGGGTTGTGCAGATTTTGACGATCCTTCTTTAAGTATGATTCCCGGAGTTCGTAGTGGTTTAACAAACCCAGAAGTTATGGAAAGTCTTATTAACAGGCTACCAGAAGTTGCCACTTATTTGCATGATAATTTAACCTATCAACAAATAAAAGGAATTACAGTAGACAAAAAGAATTAA